aagcacgcggcgtttccgagggataaGAAGTCGGAGTAGAAAAttactcgagaaggtcggaaaatgggttcgggtgagccctattccgaatggctgaAATCACTCAATCGAACAAAGTCAGAGCAGAAGACATGGTGAAAAGTCGACCAAAGTTGACTGTGGTCTGGCCACCTGGAATAACTTTGGGCGCCCTGACTCTAGGTGCACGGACACCCCCCCCTCTCCCGGGGCAGCCAGGGCATCCCGGGCTAACGCCCTAGTCGAGGCTGGTTCAGCCCAGTCCGGGTACTCGGACCTGGTCCAGGCGTCTGGACTAGAAACTTTATCGAGTCACCAGCTATTGTGATCTGTTGctacgtggataaagttttatccataccTAGGCACCCGGAACTcttccaggcacccggatcaGGGCATAAATATAGTCATAATCCCAGTAgctaaacacaacacttgtaactAAAACTcgtttgaaagctcactaaaatctcaTTCTGGCGGAAAAACTTCTtactttttaattagttgttttttttttacaaatgttTTAATAAAGTTATAAGATCGGGAAaagtttagatttttattttcaggcaattcatccTCTCTTACCAGACACAAGGGATCAACACATAATTTCTTATCCCTTCCTGTTTCCTACACACTTCAGATATTGTTTTATTTAGTGAATTCATCCaacaaattaaaaatctaaaatgccTCAATTTCatacttaaattataatttttagtattttttttacctTATAAATGTAATTAAtgaggtttttttttctttttcagtgatcaaagttggaaaaaaaaaacCTCATTAAATACATTTATAAGgtaggtaaaaaaaatatttaaaaaattataatttatgcaTAGAATTGaggtattttaaattttcatttttttaagatGAATTTACTAAATAAAAAGGCATATGAAGTATATAGAGACTAGGAATGGACCAAAAATTATAGATCAGATTTATCTGAATTGCGAAAGAGGTCCCAAATTCACCAGTGGAAACCAACTCCGCAGGCTAAATATTCAACATGAAATTCGAACCCTTTATGAGAAAGACATATTTTACCATCACATTGTGtcatgagggctatatattgtattttaaaaatacatttgGAATGACATCAACTTGTGAAAAATAACAAATGTTCAATAACTTAAAAAAGAAACTTTAAAACTAATATAAGAAAACTAAATACATTCTGAAAGTGGACGGTCCGATCCCTATCAGGTTAATTGAGAAAGTATAGGTGAGTCATCCCCAGCTTCACAACTACACGGATATTCAAAAATATCTAACTTAAGATTTAAACCCTTGTTATATGGAAAAGAGCCTCACCATTTTACTACCGCAAGactagatattttattttaaaaatacatttgGAAGACATCAACTTGTGAAAAATAACAAATGTTCAATAACTTAAAAAAGAAACTTTAAAATGAAACGAAATAAGAAAACTaaatatctaataataataaaaaaaaacacataactatcaagataaataataattttgaatgaaatttttaatacttttatagtaaaatattaaccAACTAATCCAACCATAGtctatattaattttaaattaagaaaattaaatcGGCGTAGTCaagtaaaataatattttgatatttttttaataaagggATGAGATAATAAAAGATGCCCTTATAATCTTCTTTTAAGAATATATAagtgtttaaaaatatatataatcaattaaaataataaagtaaaattTACCGCATTGTGACTTTTAATCAAATCAAATAGACAAcacatttaatatttttattttataaaatttattataaaagttTATGCTATTTGTCATGAAATTGTTATATCAACATTTTAAACTATATTGTAATCCATCGTAACATCAAACCAATAAGCCAAACTTCACTTAGATCTACATTGCCACAAGCGCGCATTATACCACATTCAATAAAACAAATGCATCTGATATGTAAGAACAATCGCAATATTCATTGATTTCATGCACTTAAAACTAGTTTCCATCGATATTTCTTAAGAGGGCAATAGGCTGGTTGGGGAAGGTCCCTTCACAAAATTTGATGCATAAGACTTCATTTCGGAAGGATCGACTTATAGATACATAAAATCTAAAGAGTAGCAATGGTCTTGAATGCCTAGACTATATTGTGATATGCCTTTCAATCGAGCAACTCCGAGATTGGAGTCTTCTTGAACGCATCGTTAGACATCAGTTGTGCCGCCAAAGTCTTATTGGGAAACATGTTGTCAGCTTTCATCCGTTCCCTGAAGCCATAAGCAGGTGTCTTTGCATTCACATAGGTCTGGAGCAGAGTGTGGTATTGCTTCATTCTACCAACATAGCCAATCTGCCTCAGCCTGTGAAAAATCTTTTCGGCATTATGGATATCGCCCCTTTTAGCATATTCATCCATCACGGCCATAAAGGAGCTGTAGAGAGGTCGAATCTTGCTTTGCTGAGAAGCCTTGTTCAATATCGAGTCAGCTTTCTCCACCTCCCCCGATTCAACATACAGCTTCACTAGCGCATCCCAAGTCAAAGGACCGATTCGGCAACCACTCTCAGACATTCGATTAACCAGTTCCTTTCCTTTGGCCAACAACTTGTTGTTTGCGTAAACCTTTAACAAGGTGGTGAAGTACTTTGATGACAACTTCCACGTCTTGGCCATCTTCTCGAAGACTTCCTCTGCATTTTCAATTTGCCCGAGCCTACCCCAGGCCTCTATTGCAGCAATGCACTCAGGAAGATACGGTTTCACTTCGCATACTTTCCATATTCTTGCTACCTCATCTGCTTTGCCCAAGGCAGCATACAAAGGGAGAATAGCCCTGCAAACATAACGATTCTCCTGGATGTCATCGCCTTCAATCTCTTTTAATGCAGCTTCTGCTTTTTCCTTCAAACCGGCGAATATGTAAGCATTTGCAACCGAAGTCTTGATCAGCAAATCAGGTTCCACGCCTTCGGCTTTCATTGCTTCCACAATTTGCTCCATACCTGATATGTCCTTGGCACGGCCTTTGACATCGACTAAAATCTTATAAGTGAAGAGCGTCGGCTTGACATTTTCCTTTTCCATCATCAGGAGTACATCAGCGATCTTTTTCCGGTCTATCCTTTTGTAGAGCAGCAACAACTGGTTACAAGCAAAAGGTGATACAGGAAAACCAAGATCTCTGATCTTGTTGAACACCTCCTCGGCTTTCTTGACATTAACAGCAGCAACACAATTAGCCAACAAAGTTCTGTAAACCACCTCACCCCTGAAAGCTTCTGGGATTTTCTCTATGTACTTTTCAGCCTTAGTTAGACCATTAACCTTGGCGATCAAATCCAAATGAGATACGTAGTCCCGCTCTGCGAGTTCAATTTTCTTTCTAGCTTCCAGCCATTCAACAAACTGCAAATGTCAACAACAAAAAAGGTCGAAAAgaaaaatacaagcaaaaacaTGAAAAAGAATGCGAACCCCAAAAATTGAGAGAATTAAGCAAAGTTATATACATAAACATTTTCATTTATTTCATTTCATGCACAAAACCAATAATCTAAAGAATTAAAACTCATATCCTTTAGATTTACAAATGTCAAACTACGGTTAGAAACACACATTTATGTCATTTCAGCTGCTTATGCAATctccagttttttttttttaaaaaaaaaagttactaCAGAGCAGGAATAAACATCAACATAAATCAACCAAGAGTCGCTATGGAAAATGAAGGATAAATTGATTCAGCGCACATAAATTTAAAAGAGCATTTGACTGTGCAAGATGAATTTAATGGATCCACACACTTGACACAATAAAGATACATTCAGTCTTTTAAAACAATGCAGAttttaacatttaattaattCTTTTGCTCAAGCATGCCCAATGCATTGAAATTAGACAGTAGTATAATCGACCGTGTTACAGTTAAGCAATGGATGCTAAAAAAGTAGGGCAAataaagaggaggaagagaatttTGCAGAAAGTGATGCAGTACGATGAGAAATAAAACTTACAAAGAGAACCAAATATCATAAAAACTACAAATTGCAGGCACCAATCAAAATCTAAGACAGAGGATGTTTGTATGGTTTGGCCACATGCAATTAAACAACTCAAAAGAGAAAAAATTCAGTTTTATCAGTAAATGTTCCCAAAAGCCAAGTTTTATCATCCATTTATATACCAGACAAAAAATCAATTTAAGTAACATCAAAATTTCAGGTAAGTAATCACCTGCAGTGCCATTGAGTAGAGTCGTCGCTTCCTCAGATTAAGCATAGCAATAGATATCTCACCACTTCCAAGAGATTTCCCTTCCTCGGCATACTTATCAAGTGCGCTTGTCAACGAATGTCTCGGAGTATCCATTATTAACTGGAAAATAGGAGAATGTGAGAGCCTTAACCACCCCTTTTTTGCCCCACCTTCACTTGCTTCAACATCTACCAAGTCAAGTGAACCATCTGCAGCTTGTTCGGATAACTCCCCTTCGGAAATGAGCTCTTCATCTACTTCTTTGCCTGCACCATCCACAGAATCAGCAGATTCCAGTGGTACCTCCAGGTCAGAAAACCCATCTTCCAGATAGTCTTCCTTATCACCTGAATTTGCTCCAGCCTGAGAAGATAAATATCGACTCCAGAGGACAGGTTTCAGAGAAATAGGCCCACATGTATACGACTTGAGTTGAATTGAGCTGCTACTTATATTAGAGCCTTCTGAGTAAAGGCGCTCCCCATGCTTTAAACTACTACTGCCTACATATGTACTCAAGGTAGGACTATGAGGAAAACCAAAGCAGTTGCTCCTGAAATTTGAATGCAAAAACCAGAATTATATTCTAATCTTCAATCTTTTAACTCATAGTCTGAGAATACTCTCAGTAATGCATGCTAGGTAACTGAAAATTTAATGACaaaatatattagaaaaaatATATCAATGAAAATATGCATATTTTGGAGGAAGGGTGGGTTGACACTTTTAAGCAAGCAAAGACAAGAAAGATGAATGAAAAAGGACTACCATGATAATAATTATCAATATTAACAAAGAGCTCCTTTAAGTTCAAACAAATTAAAGTCTGacaattatattaagttggctagGACCTTAATTCAGGAATTATAGCCAAATGAGTACAAGAAGTGTTGAGTTTGGTTGATGTCAATTCAAGCTTGATTCAATTTTCCTTACGTGAACACAACTCGCTCAAAGTGGATTGGGAATTGATTTTCACCCAAAATAGCCACAATCCGGCCGAGGTTAATAGGTCACTCTTGGATGAGATTTAGCTCGCCAAATATGTTTCAGAGGTTGATCAAGGGTTGTAAATGTAGAAGCTGTTTAAGGGTAGTCAGGCTGGCGGTTACTATTACccacataaatggaaacttatgtGACAAGCTATATTCTGTTTATTAAGGAAATAATTGCAATTGGGCCATCTACCACTAGTACATAAGAAATAAAGTCCAAATATTTTGACATGGACTGTATAATTggttggtgcaaggagcaccggacgatcgaacctaagttttgattatgacaaagggatCAAAGTTACGATGTCTCGTTATCTAACAATTATGAatgagtttgcaagaaagtccCAAGCGTTCTTAGGCAGAAGTCCTAGTGTATTCTAGGCAgataaaaaaccctagggggaggtaaccctaggtcctaggggaggtaaccctaggttaggCAAGGCGAAGTCTTGACGGATCgagcactttgggcgaaatcctagagtcgggtactctaggtgaaaatcctggtggtcgtgaaccaggtggaagtctggatgggtcgggaTTCGAACGTCCAGCAGAAAAGTTCTGAAGACACGGACGCTAAGCAAAAATCTAATCAGTCTGGAGGGCcggtctgacaacaggtaaactctcatgagagtagacccgaccccgggccgggtctggcccggaccccgcccgggcccgtaaccgggtcaacgggccggttgccggttgacccggttcgccgggtccaaccggaaccggcccggcaagttaccgggccggttccggttcattgggtgtaaaaaccggcgaaccgccggttaaccggcggttcgtagccgttgggagggttttttgggtatttttttcaacggttaggatcatttgaccttttttgatcaatggctatgatttagtgtccgttactatcaaaactctataaatagagagcttatttcatcattttcacacacatcttctctactcttaatcttattttcattttctaatctctacacgctttcgtttctttcaattacaatggaaggaggccgcggaggtgcatcatctcgagctcggaaggaaaagcaaataatgaatccgcgggaggaggaccccaacattcaatccaccaatgatgagatcgagcatcttccgaatccgacacccgacacacaaggaagtactgatgcaattacttctaaggttcggaaacttcctcctctaaagtcttctatttttactaaacattttgagaaggtcactcttccgtcgggagaaatggtgcaaaatgtaagcactgcaatgcttcctacaaatttcaAGCCGGCGGcgactatgggtcgttgaaacgacatgtagaaacgaagcacccgacggaatatggactcgaccgttctcaaacacaattatcaagattttcttcaactagcggtagtaccgattccagtttatttttatattcggataataaattaagagaatcattagctaaatttgtttccgtagaacatctttcttttagttttggatctaaatgcacatttgaagatttttgtaaagaatctcttaatccatgtgctaaacgtgttcctaggactacacttactcgtacaattaaaaaattagtaaaacaaggaaaaaaaaatttaattaatgaatttagtaaattagataataaagtttctttatgttccgatatttggagtgatcattggcaaacacattcgtatatgggtgtgacttgccattggatcgataactcttggaacctccaaaaaagattattagcttatagagtttttgatgaatcacataatgctcataatatcgcacaattattatgtttaattttagaagaatatggtttaactcataaaatattttcaatatcattagataatgctagttctaataccgcttgtatagatgatctaaaatttgtttgtcaacctattattggaggtttattttttcatattcgttgtgtatgccatgttttaaatttatgtgttcaagatggtttaaaaattttagaaagttatattaaaccaattagaattgcaatttcttatttatggtctcatccatctataatgaaacaatgggataggttttgtaaaattaatggaatgagacctaaaaaatttccacgtgatgtaccaacacgttggaattcaacataccaattattacaagattcatttcaatataaagaattattatgttcattttttgcacaaaacactaatactaatatatatttattttcacaacaatggaatatttgtagtagtatttgtgaaattttaaaagtatttaatgatgcaaccgaacaactttccggtgtttattatctcactgctcaattagttttagaaaaattttctaatatagtattagttttaaatgaacatattaataatgaatctttatctccttgcatcttagctatgaaaactaaatggaaaaaatatttttatttaattcctgaaatttatttaattgcatttgctttagatcctagatttaaattagaagttttacaagaaatgttaactttatattatgatgctttaattccaattaaagattcttcttcccctgatccagttaatattatatataatgttagaatttatttatatgatatttataatcaatattatgcaaaatatggaacacaaattaatatttctgaaattcaacaaactgctagtagtaatttaaaatttacaaaagcacaactcttattaaaagaacggacaaaacgtccacggggatcctcaagttccacacagaattcgatatcttaaagtggtggtcacagaaggctcaaagctttcccgttctctccgtgatcgcaaaagaaattttagcttgtccagtgtcaactgttgctgtggaacagacgttcagtgccgacggcaacatattagatgaaagacgatcaactttgtctcccgactcattggaagcccaagcattactggacgattggaccagagcggagaaaagaatccaaggaatgcaactttcagatgacgaagttgaagattttgatactgaaggaacaaatacggcaggaacaggaaatggaaatggaagtgaatgaaaatgtaaaaggataaaaatgtaaaagaactacgtgggctttgattcccctaaagggatacgtaggcaacttaaataagtgcaaaccctttttttaataaattttaatttctaatttttaatgtttaatgtttaatgtttaatttttaatttttaattttttttaacatattaatcttgaaccgtgatgaaccgtgacgaaccgtgaaccgaaccgtgaaccgacggttctgaaccgtgaaccgtaaccgtcttgggtggttaaggttaagggtcgacctgcctggaaccatCGAACccgcggttccgaaccgtcgaaccgtcggttccgaaccgtggtcaggtctacatGAGAGGAGTACGTGAGAAACTCAAAATCAGAACCGGACAATCCAGAGCctatcaaaataatttattatttcatattttattgtgttaactttattttgcgaggtatattttgtatttggattaatatgccttgcaggaagtGGAAAGCACAAAAGAGCCTCGGATGAAaaatgttcaaggcgccttccatggagattgaaggtgcctccagtgaaCAATGTTCATGGCGCCTTCGGAGAGATAAAATTCGCAGAACACGAATGTTATCAACGACTGAAGTTGCGGAGATAAGaatcaagctggaggcgccttccatggctgttaaaggcgccttcaacaacctaTTTAAGGTAGGTTCGAGTAGAGCCTTCACAACACTTATTGTACTTGTAATTTCcggattgattagtggattgtccatcgaaagcactctcacatgcggatcttggaataggagtcgccacagactccgaaccaagcaAAACCAAAGGTGTCAACTTGGTTTTTGTTCTTTTCGCTCTTTAATTTCCGCTACACAAACTCTTACGCGATCGTGTttttccgaaacgagtgaaaaaaccacgagcgctattcccccctccccctccccctccccctctagcacatctcgATCCTACATAATTCACTCCACATTATGTTGAGGCTAACTTGAATCAAAATAGTTATAATGTATGGATGGAGGGAGGGAAAAAGCA
This window of the Zingiber officinale cultivar Zhangliang chromosome 3B, Zo_v1.1, whole genome shotgun sequence genome carries:
- the LOC122056601 gene encoding pentatricopeptide repeat-containing protein At1g80270, mitochondrial-like, which produces MAKRQIPLLNRVLAEKIVPPSKTSAGVLLPEKTTKCDYGGVVVGSEVCDKNGNLNPVKNGYTLLLSKGHGTELKLGGRSNCFGFPHSPTLSTYVGSSSLKHGERLYSEGSNISSSSIQLKSYTCGPISLKPVLWSRYLSSQAGANSGDKEDYLEDGFSDLEVPLESADSVDGAGKEVDEELISEGELSEQAADGSLDLVDVEASEGGAKKGWLRLSHSPIFQLIMDTPRHSLTSALDKYAEEGKSLGSGEISIAMLNLRKRRLYSMALQFVEWLEARKKIELAERDYVSHLDLIAKVNGLTKAEKYIEKIPEAFRGEVVYRTLLANCVAAVNVKKAEEVFNKIRDLGFPVSPFACNQLLLLYKRIDRKKIADVLLMMEKENVKPTLFTYKILVDVKGRAKDISGMEQIVEAMKAEGVEPDLLIKTSVANAYIFAGLKEKAEAALKEIEGDDIQENRYVCRAILPLYAALGKADEVARIWKVCEVKPYLPECIAAIEAWGRLGQIENAEEVFEKMAKTWKLSSKYFTTLLKVYANNKLLAKGKELVNRMSESGCRIGPLTWDALVKLYVESGEVEKADSILNKASQQSKIRPLYSSFMAVMDEYAKRGDIHNAEKIFHRLRQIGYVGRMKQYHTLLQTYVNAKTPAYGFRERMKADNMFPNKTLAAQLMSNDAFKKTPISELLD